GAGAGGACAACATAAGGCATATGAATGAAGAGCGACGCCAGATTATCGTCAGAGAAATTGAGCACTGGAGCAGGAGCAAATTGCTGCCGGACCAATATTGTGATTTTCTGCTTAACTTGTATATGGATCATGATCAAGAAGCCAAACGTGAATCCAATCATTCGATTGCCAAAGCGGTAATGGCCGTTCAACAGGCTTCCGGCAAACATTGGCTCCTTACATTTGGTTTTTTTACCTTTATTTCCTTTGTTGTGCTTTATTTTAACGTTTTTCACCCTCTATTGCAAATTGGGGTTTCGGCCGTTGGCGTCATTGGATTGCTATGGTTTGGCGCCCGTTTGAGGCGGCGCCACGAGTCAGCGGGGCTTGCTGTAACCGGTGCAGGCATGTTGTTGATGCTTGGTGCAGGCCTATACATATTAGATCAGCATGAGATGACGGAATGGGGTTGGCAGGCGGGAATGCTTGGTTTTTGCGCGCTGTTCTGGGTAGTATACGGAATTGCGGCAAGAATCCAGCTGCTGCATCTTTGCGGCTGGCTTGCGGGAATAATGGTATATGCATGGCTGCTCGCCAAGTTTACGAAAGCGCCGGAGTGGTATGAATCACAACTGTATTGGATGCCTCTTTCGGTCCTGTTTGGGTGGGGGAGCTGGTTTGTCCATCGTTGGTCCAAGCAGGCGGCCGTGGTTTTATTCGCGGCATGCGCGATTTTGTGGTTTATGCCGGAGTTATACGAAATGATTGTATGGAAAGAACCGGTTATGCTGCAACTGCAGCTTCAGTTGCTCTTAAAGATTGCTGCAGGCGGCGGACTGTTGTTCTTTATGCGAAAACAATGGATGGTGTGGGTTGCTTAATGTTGAAACTATCGAGACGTCTGCAAAGGATTGCAGACTTTGTAACACCGGGCTCGCGTGTAGCGGATATCGGTTCCGACCATGCGCTGCTTCCGGTATTTTTGATTCAATCGGGCAAAGTGCCGTCTGCTATTGCAGGCGAGCTGAATCCCGGTCCTTTCGAAGCTGCACGTAAGCAAGCCGCGGATGCGGGCCTTACCGGCAAGCTGCAGGTCCGCAGAGGGGACGGTTTATCCGTTCTGCAGCCAGGCGAGGCCGATACGGTAACCATTGCGGGAATGGGCGGCAGCTTAATGAGCAGCATTCTTGAAGAAGGTTATTCAGCCGGTAAGCTGGAAGGGGTAAAGGAGCTTGTTCTGCAGCCTAATGTCGGCGAAGAGTTTGTGCGAAGCT
This region of Paenibacillus sp. JDR-2 genomic DNA includes:
- a CDS encoding tRNA (adenine(22)-N(1))-methyltransferase — protein: MLKLSRRLQRIADFVTPGSRVADIGSDHALLPVFLIQSGKVPSAIAGELNPGPFEAARKQAADAGLTGKLQVRRGDGLSVLQPGEADTVTIAGMGGSLMSSILEEGYSAGKLEGVKELVLQPNVGEEFVRSWLLKRGWFLAEESILEEDDKIYEVLHAFKFDEAEWKKRNTEVYDPSFLTLPTYKEKGAVILEKMGPHLLRAPQEVFFKKWRLELDKLGKIIAQMSQSDLEQAEQKKQQFREEMNVIEEVLQCLQTGRPSSK